A single region of the Phoenix dactylifera cultivar Barhee BC4 unplaced genomic scaffold, palm_55x_up_171113_PBpolish2nd_filt_p 000214F, whole genome shotgun sequence genome encodes:
- the LOC103721490 gene encoding polyphenol oxidase, chloroplastic-like — protein MSTSVGFLSSIAPSACPLHDRRSGAAPCRRLIRSRVSCHGNGEARQPPPSSLLMDRRDVLIALGGLTGGAAAAGKMALAAPVMPPDLSTCHDASSSGLGDNLKCCPPYTSADIVDYTFPDTPLRVRRAAQEVIKDSDYMDKYKEAVRKMKELPDDHPWNFYQQALIHCAYCNEAYDQVGFPTVPVQVHYSWLFLPWHRYYLHFYERILGKLIDDDTFTLPFWNFDSGDGMTMPEIFTADTSSPLYNANRDTSHYSPAILDYKYSYGNTAGSGETGSALVLTNLCTMKKTFKESLPLAELFMGDPLRAGQEADTSNGPGQLESIHNAVHMWVGTPDSPHIDMGDFSTAGKDCIFFSLHSNVDRLWHIYRTFRGNKTEFNDPDWLDSTFIFYDENEQVVRVKVRDCLKPNKLRYTYEEVPIPWMNKLNCVKTTETKEKTKAELSLVRVGAFGSEPRELSKTALRVMVSRPKKSRKKAEKEDKVEVVQIKDIAVDTDGPARFDVYIAAPYGDLAGPDYGDFAGTFVRLPHKGKGKKRKGALKLGITSLLEDLEAEDAEKLVVTLVPRIGEFTIGGVAIKLLQTDNPRLV, from the exons ATGTCCACCAGCGTAGGATTCTTGAGCAGCATCGCCCCCTCCGCATGTCCCCTCCACGACCGCCGCTCCGGCGCTGCCCCGTGCCGCCGCCTCATCCGGTCCCGTGTCTCCTGCCACGGCAACGGTGAGGCCCGGCAGCCGCCACCGTCATCGCTGCTGATGGACCGGCGCGACGTGCTGATCGCGCTAGGCGGGCTGACCGGCGGCGCAGCAGCAGCAGGCAAGATGGCTCTGGCGGCGCCGGTCATGCCCCCGGACCTCAGCACATGCCACGACGCCAGCTCTTCGGGGCTGGGCGACAACCTCAAATGCTGCCCTCCCTATACCAGCGCCGACATCGTCGACTACACCTTCCCGGATACGCCGCTCCGGGTGCGGCGTGCCGCCCAGGAGGTGATTAAAGACAGCGACTACATGGACAAGTACAAGGAGGCCGTGAGGAAAATGAAGGAGCTGCCGGACGACCATCCCTGGAACTTCTACCAGCAGGCTCTCATTCACTGCGCATACTGCAACGAGGCCTACGATCAGGTGGGCTTCCCTACCGTCCCCGTCCAGGTCCACTACAGCTGGTTATTCCTCCCCTGGCACCGCTACTACCTCCACTTCTACGAGCGCATCCTTGGCAAGCTCATCGACGACGACACCTTCACCCTCCCCTTCTGGAACTTCGACTCCGGCGACGGCATGACGATGCCGGAGATCTTCACCGCCGACACGTCGTCACCTCTCTACAACGCCAACCGGGACACCTCCCACTACTCTCCGGCCATCCTCGACTACAAGTACAGCTACGGCAACACGGCGGGCAGCGGGGAGACGGGGAGCGCTCTGGTGCTGACCAACCTGTGCACCATGAAAAAGACGTTCAAGGAGTCCCTGCCGCTGGCGGAGCTCTTCATGGGGGACCCGCTGCGGGCCGGGCAGGAGGCTGACACTTCCAACGGGCCCGGGCAGCTGGAGAGCATCCACAATGCCGTCCACATGTGGGTGGGCACGCCAGATTCTCCGCACATTGACATGGGCGACTTCTCCACTGCCGGCAAGGACTGCATTTTCTTCAGCCTCCACTCCAACGTCGACCGCCTCTGGCACATCTACCGCACCTTCCGTGGCAACAAGACCGAGTTCAACGACCCGGACTGGCTCGACTCCACCTTCATCTTCTACGATGAGAACGAGCAGGTTGTCCGAGTCAAG GTGAGGGACTGCCTGAAGCCGAACAAGCTTAGGTACACGTACGAGGAAGTGCCGATACCATGGATGAACAAACTCAACTGCGTGAAGACCACGGAGACCAAGGAGAAGACGAAGGCGGAGCTGTCTCTGGTAAGGGTGGGAGCGTTCGGGTCGGAGCCAAGGGAGCTGTCCAAGACGGCGCTGCGAGTGATGGTGTCGAGGCCGAAGAAGAGCCGCAAGAAGGCAGAGAAGGAGGATAAGGTGGAGGTGGTGCAGATCAAGGACATCGCGGTCGACACCGATGGGCCGGCACGATTCGACGTGTACATCGCGGCGCCATACGGCGACCTGGCCGGGCCCGACTACGGGGACTTTGCGGGGACGTTTGTGAGGCTGCCGCACAAGGGGAAGggcaagaagaggaagggcgcCCTCAAGCTGGGGATTACCTCCCTGCTGGAAGACCTCGAAGCCGAGGACGCCGAGAAGCTGGTGGTCACGCTGGTCCCTCGAATCGGTGAGTTCACGATTGGGGGCGTTGCGATCAAGCTGCTGCAGACCGACAACCCCAGACTTGTCTAA